The following proteins come from a genomic window of Dysidea avara chromosome 12, odDysAvar1.4, whole genome shotgun sequence:
- the LOC136241865 gene encoding 26S proteasome non-ATPase regulatory subunit 1-like isoform X1, with the protein MEVDSEKKTDESAEKTDAKSVGDKPAADMSTTEDADKEKEKKEEPLFEMLENPARALPAQLKVVSLPPDARYRPPKPITTGGIFMLVDSQKDEPEELIEPLQANIPGKEDEEPEPEPPEPFEWHDDQ; encoded by the exons GTTGATAGTGAGAAAAAGACGGATGAATCTGCGGAGAAAACTGACGCTAAGAGTGTAGGAGATAAACCTGCTGCAGATATGTCTACAACTGAAGATGCTGACAAAGAAAAGGAAAAGAAAGAAGAGCCATTGTTTGAAATGTTGGAGAATCCAGCTAGAGCGCTACCAGCACAA TTGAAGGTTGTATCACTTCCACCTGATGCCAGATATAGACCACCAAAGCCA ATAACAACTGGTGGAATATTCATGCTAGTAGACTCTCAGAAGGATGAACCTGAAGAACTAATAGAGCCATTACAGG CAAATATTCCTGGAAAAGAAGATGAGGAACCGGAGCCAGAACCTCCTGAGCCATTTGAGTGGCATGATGATCAATGA
- the LOC136241869 gene encoding chordin-like translates to MWTSLCTIFFIQLSLTAAFPILQPVEDILTPFENDTAEIQAKCRNVPCPKLRCSKTILKEGDCCWTCDTTETTLGCLVDGEAYEELSMVPSNSSDPCEVCHCCLGEVVCSGIFQACPQLKCNLDQILVEEEECCPRCADDNNVIPKSATCEQNGITYQDGDVWNPYFPKFGVLKCSNCTCKNGSIVCEKLSCPPVRECTADDPVEETTICCPKCKRTFTETTDDTNGSNDTYTPPILQPATLTTKPCSVVTHAYKVYETIDERIDQIAIESIHIANVDVYVWSNDTVEVQYESYTSQTFAEIYAGVRFRYIGNTSKELVQTASDWFNTIEEKYSLNYCKYLCSSRVIMLLQPSDSDDSSDDC, encoded by the exons ATGTGGACCTCACTGTGTACTATTTTCTTCATTCAACTGTCACTTACTGCTGCATTTCCTATCCTGCAACCAGTTGAAGATATCCTGACTCCATTTGAAAATGATACAGCAGAAATCCAGGCAAAGTGCAGAAATGTCCCATGCCCTAAGTTGAGATGTTCAAAGACTATCCTTAAAGAAGGGGACTGCTGCTGGACCTGTGATACAACAG AGACTACTCTTGGATGTTTGGTTGATGGTGAAGCATATGAAGAATTGTCCATGGTTCCTTCCAATAGTTCTGATCCATGTGAAGTTTGCCATTGTTGT CTTGGAGAAGTAGTTTGCAGTGGAATATTCCAAGCCTGTCCTCAACTAAAATGCAACCTTGATCAGATTTTAGTAGAGGAAGAAGAATGCTGTCCAAGATGTGCAGATG ACAACAATGTCATCCCTAAATCAG caacttgtgaACAAAATGGAATCACCTACCAAGATGGTGATGTATGGAATCCTTACTTTCCCAAGTTTGGTGTTCTAAAGTGTTCCAACTGTACCTGCAAG AATGGTAGTATAGTTTGTGAGAAACTGTCATGTCCTCCAGTAAGAGAATGTACAGCTGATGATCCAGTAGAAGAAACTACCATCTGTTGTCCAAAATGCAAAAGAA CATTTACTGAAACAACAGATGATACCAATGGTAGCAATGATACATACACACCACCAATTTTGCAACCAGCAACATTAACTACTAAACCTTGCTCGGTAGTCACCCATGCCTATAAAGTATATGAGACAATCGATGAACGCATTGACCAGATTGCCATTGAGTCAATACATATTGCCAATGTGGATGTGTACGTGTGGTCAAATGATACAGTGGAGGTACAGTATGAATCATACACAAGTCAAACATTTGCAGAAATATACGCTGGTGTACGTTTCAGATACATTGGCAACACAAGTAAAG AATTGGTACAAACTGCATCTGATTGGTTCAATACAATAGAAGAGAAGTATAGTCTGAACTACTGTAAGTATCTCTGTTCTTCAAGAGTGATAATGCTACTACAGCCAAGTGACTCAGATGACTCAAGTGACGATTGTTAA
- the LOC136239895 gene encoding zinc finger protein 32-like, whose protein sequence is MNLESVYGFCFSVKQGWQRSNEITVVDAIYHLGDLTRMTDNRMPKSMLFSWLSEPQPRCGPRKSWRECTVCSRTFRREQDKARHKCIEERLKPVHQQQGALQCAVCERWFRSKGGLAVHNCNPIKHNIFEHALIPAVENRIQCSICERSFSRSSDLKRHKCLAERSLPIELQHGAIQCSLCHRWFRSRGGLTVHKCRPAE, encoded by the exons ATGAATCTGGAATCAGTGTATGGCTTCTGTTTTTCAGTGAAACAGGGTTGGCAAAGGAGTAATGAG ATCACTGTTGTGGATGCAATTTATCAT CTTGGTGATCTGACAAGAATGACAGACAACAGGATGCCAAAGAGTATGTTGTTTAGTTGGTTGTCTGAGCCCCAACCTAGGTGTGGTCCAAGGAAAAGTTGGAGGGAG tgtacgGTGTGCAGCAGGACCTTCCGTAGGGAACAGGATAAGGCAAGGCATAAATGTATTGAAGAAAGACTGAAGCCAGTGCACCAACAACAGGGTGCACTGCAATGTGCTGTTTGTGAAAGATGGTTTAGGAGTAAGGGTGGTCTTGCTGTACATAATTGTAATCCCATCAAGCACAATATATTTGAACATGCACTAATTCCAGCAGTGGAGAATAGAATACAATGTTCTATATGTGAAAGATCTTTTAGCCGGTCTAGTGATCTGAAGCGACACAAATGTCTGGCAGAGAGATCACTGCCAATTGAACTTCAACATGGAGCTATTCAGTGCTCATTATGTCACCGTTGGTTTCGTAGCAGAGGAGGACTAACTGTACACAAGTGTCGACCAGCTGAGTAG
- the LOC136241171 gene encoding chordin-like protein 2, with amino-acid sequence MKQIVLCLLPAFLLGATQGHNIYINCSKYENEPGEVFHPYRPINGSNQVDYCIECRCNETHFTATCFELECPELRCQKAIQKEGECCRSCNASDVVKLAAYEYVSKCIHGGNTYSDLTVIPSLNSSNPCEVCYCWEGEIICDSIVKTCPKPRCRRKELIWDSKHCCPSCPPSTTSIPAGQNKACKEHGITYQDGDTWNPYYPRFGVLDCYLCTCKDGKRNCKTVPCPEVRACTADDPYEDVTICCPKCARIPTDNTEAPENSTYQPPMLQPDPPTPMPCKNKCSHNVYKPARGYREQIAIEFVIARHVDVYVWLPDFSMMQYESYTSKYFSDNFIDKRFRYIGCVTQNSVAKLQKRFNSKNKMRNLTFCQEHCAEQVIKVLQPVDKQEDTESCN; translated from the exons ATGAAGCAAATTGTCTTATGTTTGCTACCTGCTTTTCTGCTGG GTGCAACTCAAGGtcataatatatacataaattGTTCAAAGTATGAAAATGAACCAGGAGAAGTCTTCCATCCCTACAGACCTATAAATGGATCAAATCAAGTGGACTACTGCATAGAGTGTAGATGTAATGAG ACACACTTTACTGCAACGTGCTTTGAACTTGAATGTCCTGAACTGAGATGTCAGAAAGCTATACAAAAGGAGGGAGAGTGTTGCAGGAGTTGTAATGCTTCAG ATGTAGTGAAGCTTGCAGCATATGAGTATGTGTCAAAATGTATCCATGGTGGAAATACATATTCAGATTTAACTGTGATTCCATCACTGAATAGTTCAAATCCCTGTGAGGTCTGCTATTGCTGG GAAGGAGAAATTATCTGTGACAGTATTGTGAAGACTTGCCCAAAGCCCAGATgcagaagaaaagaacttatttGGGACTCAAAACACTGCTGTCCTAGTTGTCCACCAA GTACAACCAGTATACCGGCTGGACAAA ACAAGGCATGTAAGGAACATGGCATCACTTATCAGGATGGAGACACATGGAATCCATACTATCCCAGATTTGGTGTTTTAGATTGCTATTTGTGCACTTGCAAG GATGGGAAGAGGAATTGCAAAACAGTACCATGCCCAGAAGTAAGGGCTTGCACTGCTGATGATCCATATGAAGATGTGACTATTTGTTGTCCCAAGTGTGCAAGAATACCCA CAGATAACACAGAAGCACCTGAAAATAGTACATACCAGCCACCTATGTTACAGCCAGATCCACCTACTCCAATGCCTTGCAAAAACAAATGTTCACACAATGTATATAAACCGGCACGTGGCTATAGGGAACAAATTGCTATAGAGTTTGTGATTGCAAGGCATGTTGATGTATATGTTTGGTTACCTGACTTCTCCATGATGCAGTATGAATCATATACTTCAAAATATTTCAGTGATAATTTCATAGATAAGAGATTCAGATACATTGGATGTGTCACACAAA ATTCAGTGGCTAAACTGCAAAAACGATTcaacagtaaaaataaaatgaGGAACCTTACTTTCTGCCAGGAACATTGTGCAGAACAAGTTATCAAAGTACTACAGCCAGTTGATAAGCAAGAAGACACTGAATCCTGCAATTAA